Genomic segment of Candidatus Flexicrinis affinis:
TCGGCTTGGCTCACTACAACACGACCGAGGAGATCGACCGGTTGGGCGTCGCGCTGCGGGCGCTGCCCTGATTACCACGGCAGACTGCGGCCGTTCCAGCGTTTGTAACTGCCGTTGTCGGCACGCGTCAGCCGTTCGATCACGCGCAGCAGCCCGAGCACCGATTCCTCGCGTTCAAGCGGCGCGTTGCGTCCGCCCATGTCCGTCTTGACCCAGCCGGGATCGATCGTCACGCAGACGATTCCCTGCCGGCCGAGGTCGGCGGCTAGCCCGCGCGTGCTCATGTTGAGGGCGGCCTTGCTCGCGCAGTAGGCATAGCTGCCGCCGTAGTTGCGTTGAGCGATGGAGCCCATCTCCGACGAGATGTTGATGATCCGCCCGAGGCTGCTGGCCTGCAGCAGGTCGACGAACGCTTGAGCAATCAAGAGCGGCGCGACCGTGTTGACGTGCAGCGTATGCAGCATGACGTCCGGGTCGATTCGGCCGAGGCGCTGCTTGTCGTCGTCCGGATCGATGCCCGCGTTGTTGATCAGGACATCGAGTACGTTGGTGTGCGAGCGCACGAATTCTTTAGTCGCGGCGATCTGTGCCGGGTCGGTGACCTCGAGCGGGATAGGGTGCACCGTTCCGCGTGCATTGGATGCCACTGCTTGCAGTTCTGCCGCTGCTTCCGGGTTGCGGCAGGCGGCATACACGGTGACTTTGGGCCGTTCGCTGAGCTGCCGGACAATCTCAAGCCCGATCCCGCGGCTGGTCCCCGTAACAAAGACGTGATTCATCCCGCGCTCCTATATCTTCGTCCACACAGCATCAGCATGTGATGCAGCGAGGATCAGTGTCATCAACTGCTGCATTCCCGATTCGACCGGGCCAATCTCGGCGAATTCGTCCAGCCGGTGGGCGTTGCCGCCGCGCGTTATTCCGACCGTCACGGCGGGACATCCGGCCGCCAACGGAATGTTTCCGTCCGTGCTGCCGGTTTCGAGGATGGCCTTTATGCCGACGGTTTCGAGCGCGTCGACGGCCATGCGAACCAGCGGGTGATCGGGCGGAATGCTTCCAGCCGGCCGTTCGCCGACCACTTCGACATCCAGCCCCACGTCGTTTGATTCAAACGACCGGATGATCTGCCGCACTTCGCGCTCAAGTGCTTGCAGCGAGGCCGTGTCCTCGGACCGCAAGTCCAGCCACATCGAGGCGCTGGCAGCGATCGTGTTGATCGACACGCCGCCGTCGATCAGACCGATGTTATAAGTGGTGCGCGGGTGCTGCGCGGGGCGGATTTCCGCGATGCGCGCGCCGAGCTGCATCAAGACGTGGATCGCACTGGGCCGCCCGAAATGCAGCCAACTGTGTCCGCCCGGCGCGCGTACGGTGATATGCAGCCGTTTGACGGCGATTCC
This window contains:
- a CDS encoding SDR family oxidoreductase, producing MNHVFVTGTSRGIGLEIVRQLSERPKVTVYAACRNPEAAAELQAVASNARGTVHPIPLEVTDPAQIAATKEFVRSHTNVLDVLINNAGIDPDDDKQRLGRIDPDVMLHTLHVNTVAPLLIAQAFVDLLQASSLGRIINISSEMGSIAQRNYGGSYAYCASKAALNMSTRGLAADLGRQGIVCVTIDPGWVKTDMGGRNAPLEREESVLGLLRVIERLTRADNGSYKRWNGRSLPW
- a CDS encoding M20/M25/M40 family metallo-hydrolase; its protein translation is MKILIEQANRMLDVHKLAQHAARVVDLAATIQQIAAPTFHEQQRAAYVERQFRQAGLEDVTTDDTFNVYARMPGLDSHKPALMIIAHTDTVFGPDVELTHGRDATTLYGPGIGDNCMGVAGMLGAIAVLQDSAITPDRDLWFVATTCEEGLGNLRGIRAAFERLKDRVGAVINIEGLAFGHIYHAGIAVKRLHITVRAPGGHSWLHFGRPSAIHVLMQLGARIAEIRPAQHPRTTYNIGLIDGGVSINTIAASASMWLDLRSEDTASLQALEREVRQIIRSFESNDVGLDVEVVGERPAGSIPPDHPLVRMAVDALETVGIKAILETGSTDGNIPLAAGCPAVTVGITRGGNAHRLDEFAEIGPVESGMQQLMTLILAASHADAVWTKI